One Gloeothece verrucosa PCC 7822 DNA window includes the following coding sequences:
- a CDS encoding ATP-binding protein: MSIIQKLTQPNLFKRNKSTGDWETGIFVGRPFRLSYTKAEILVADAWKQQAKGIPQSCFLLAYYDNELDKQNDIEAVLLRVIQPTKLPTDQEVISSMVEYYKDDIKTGETKKSQLDTFTRYEFSFSGLECSILGSFYIDENRKTRFGADLENFYSAHNYSVIKPSAEILKAIVNYRENGTPGGSGDIKIGKVRYSSSRRFQQQENDVIVYVQAPDFAGTRTALFGMTRTGKSNTVKKIIQSCVEMSNNAPLTLDKKQEDPEDVLKRFTEDNNPKYPIGQIIFDINGEYANPNLQDQGTAIFDLYEEQTVRYSTVPKKGFKEMKVNFYREIENGFEIIKSYPTIAEDRTRFVTNFKSVDLIKPEDYQNNHSARNRYDRKLSVYLCCLFRAGFQVPNNFTVRFSANQNVRNDVNPDVNPSSGLNLEEAANWWENFWNIYEADPNGTFSNYRQQNEGREWADDDLKALLVILTRRSRSGKDADCYGFRILKPIVKQHTSTNQAPFDQDILNNLRQGKIVIVDLSLGNAEIQAIFSERICQRIFADAISRFTSTRPNNFIQFYFEEAHNLFPKKDDKDLSQIYNRLAKEGAKLNLGLIYATQEVSSISSNILKATQNWFISHLNNEDEIKELRKYYDFSDFTESLIRFSQDTDKGFVRMKTYSNPFVIPVQIDRFPPED; this comes from the coding sequence ATGAGCATTATTCAGAAACTCACACAACCTAATCTTTTTAAACGTAATAAATCTACGGGTGATTGGGAAACAGGGATATTTGTTGGTCGTCCATTTAGACTTAGTTATACTAAAGCAGAAATATTAGTAGCTGATGCTTGGAAGCAACAAGCAAAAGGTATTCCTCAAAGTTGTTTTCTTTTGGCTTATTATGACAATGAACTTGATAAGCAAAACGATATTGAAGCAGTATTGCTCAGAGTTATTCAACCAACAAAATTACCAACGGATCAAGAGGTAATTAGTAGTATGGTTGAATATTATAAAGATGATATAAAAACAGGAGAAACGAAAAAATCTCAGTTAGACACTTTCACTCGTTACGAATTTTCTTTTAGCGGTTTAGAATGTTCTATACTAGGTTCTTTTTACATTGATGAAAATAGAAAAACTCGTTTTGGGGCAGATTTAGAAAATTTTTATAGTGCCCATAATTACTCTGTTATTAAGCCTTCAGCAGAGATTTTAAAAGCTATTGTTAACTATCGGGAAAATGGGACTCCCGGAGGCTCTGGAGACATAAAAATTGGTAAAGTTCGTTATAGTTCTAGTCGACGGTTTCAGCAACAAGAGAATGACGTAATAGTTTATGTTCAAGCTCCTGATTTTGCTGGAACAAGAACTGCTCTTTTTGGAATGACTCGAACCGGAAAATCTAACACAGTTAAAAAGATCATTCAATCTTGTGTTGAAATGAGCAATAATGCTCCTTTAACTTTAGATAAAAAGCAAGAAGATCCAGAAGATGTGCTTAAACGTTTCACAGAAGATAATAACCCTAAGTATCCAATTGGACAAATTATTTTTGATATTAATGGAGAATATGCTAATCCTAATCTTCAAGATCAAGGCACAGCTATTTTTGATTTATATGAAGAGCAAACAGTTAGATATTCAACAGTTCCTAAAAAAGGCTTTAAGGAAATGAAGGTTAACTTTTATAGGGAAATTGAAAACGGTTTTGAAATAATAAAAAGCTATCCTACTATAGCAGAAGACAGAACTAGATTTGTTACAAATTTTAAATCTGTTGATCTGATAAAACCGGAAGATTATCAAAATAATCACTCAGCAAGAAATCGTTACGATAGAAAACTTTCCGTATATTTATGTTGTCTTTTCCGGGCTGGTTTTCAAGTTCCCAATAATTTTACAGTAAGATTTTCAGCGAATCAAAATGTCCGAAATGATGTTAATCCAGATGTTAATCCGTCTTCAGGATTAAATCTTGAAGAAGCTGCAAATTGGTGGGAAAATTTTTGGAACATTTATGAGGCAGATCCTAATGGCACTTTCAGCAATTATAGGCAACAAAATGAAGGACGTGAATGGGCAGATGATGATCTAAAAGCTTTGCTTGTCATACTAACTCGTAGAAGTCGTTCAGGAAAAGATGCTGATTGTTATGGATTTCGTATTCTTAAACCTATTGTAAAACAGCATACTAGCACTAATCAAGCACCATTTGACCAAGATATTCTCAATAATTTAAGACAAGGCAAAATTGTTATTGTTGATCTTTCACTGGGTAATGCTGAAATACAAGCCATCTTTAGTGAAAGAATATGTCAAAGAATTTTTGCTGATGCTATCAGTCGCTTTACTAGCACTCGTCCTAATAATTTTATTCAATTCTATTTTGAAGAAGCACATAATCTTTTTCCTAAAAAAGATGATAAAGATTTATCCCAAATTTATAATAGATTAGCTAAAGAAGGAGCTAAGTTAAATCTTGGTTTAATTTACGCTACTCAAGAAGTGAGTTCAATTAGCAGTAATATTTTAAAAGCAACTCAAAACTGGTTTATATCTCATTTAAACAATGAAGATGAAATTAAGGAATTGAGAAAATACTATGATTTTAGCGATTTTACAGAGAGTTTAATTCGCTTTAGTCAAGACACAGATAAAGGTTTTGTTCGTATGAAAACTTACAGCAATCCTTTTGTGATTCCAGTTCAAATTGATCGTTTTCCTCCTGAAGATTAA
- a CDS encoding DNA double-strand break repair nuclease NurA: MGYTSKNNRRPFESASKASHHHIIKDPEVQAVMQRIEEPPQVEDISTEQLIEDFEPSQNNPVEAIIAVDGGYTEVVLNKEFPSRTIHFLQFGALFFKSEDLAEVDSSAFIDPKDMAKLKNIQRLKLALPTRNLCFKDSSTLKGTVLKAIYEFFMKNNLDEDKSLIDTLAWFVFRKYKQGKRTEQDKYWNLGRNPLSVDNNSVRLFESEMNRNYTFKCPETGGIIYLTDIFRLHEVIDEETGAGGILGYLVNVIEHLIIIHLIRLLCNRQPEMLKKVLFIKDGSTGFFGQTAQLHVAMQDLVNWLLDEHNILLAGLEKSGAFVDHAQDIQNKLDNGKALILSDNYIYRYILPGTGDPNLPYASTSNYGHKLIFKTRNGQMYVVAVPVRELKKNPTINDLPNLQTILDNVEKLRCDMYDSALFPVALVNKLVSLSAYPSQRILTKFANNTIK, translated from the coding sequence ATGGGATATACCAGTAAAAATAACCGTCGTCCTTTTGAAAGTGCAAGTAAAGCTTCACATCATCATATTATTAAAGATCCAGAGGTTCAAGCAGTAATGCAAAGAATTGAAGAACCTCCTCAAGTTGAGGATATTTCTACTGAACAATTGATAGAAGATTTTGAACCATCTCAAAATAATCCTGTAGAGGCTATTATTGCCGTAGATGGCGGTTACACAGAAGTAGTTTTAAATAAAGAATTTCCTTCTCGAACTATCCATTTTTTACAATTTGGAGCTTTATTTTTTAAGTCAGAGGATTTAGCTGAAGTCGATTCATCAGCTTTTATTGACCCTAAAGATATGGCAAAACTAAAAAATATTCAGCGTCTAAAATTAGCCCTACCTACTCGTAACCTATGCTTTAAAGATAGTAGTACCCTTAAAGGTACTGTATTAAAAGCAATTTATGAATTTTTTATGAAAAATAATTTAGATGAAGATAAAAGTTTAATAGATACCTTGGCATGGTTTGTATTTCGTAAATATAAACAAGGAAAAAGAACAGAACAAGATAAATACTGGAATTTAGGAAGAAATCCATTAAGTGTAGATAATAATTCAGTTCGTTTATTTGAAAGCGAAATGAATAGAAATTATACTTTTAAATGTCCTGAAACTGGAGGAATAATTTATTTAACTGATATTTTTCGGCTTCATGAAGTTATTGATGAAGAAACAGGAGCAGGCGGTATTTTAGGTTATTTAGTTAATGTAATTGAACACTTAATTATCATTCATTTAATTAGATTATTATGTAACAGACAGCCAGAAATGCTCAAGAAAGTTTTATTTATTAAAGATGGTTCAACTGGCTTTTTTGGACAAACTGCACAACTTCATGTTGCAATGCAAGATTTAGTCAATTGGCTTTTAGATGAACATAATATATTATTAGCTGGATTAGAAAAAAGTGGAGCTTTTGTTGATCACGCTCAAGATATACAAAACAAACTCGACAATGGAAAAGCACTTATTTTGAGTGATAATTATATTTATCGTTATATTTTACCGGGAACGGGTGATCCAAATCTTCCTTATGCTTCTACTAGCAACTATGGACATAAACTTATTTTTAAAACTAGAAATGGACAAATGTATGTTGTTGCAGTTCCAGTAAGAGAACTTAAGAAAAATCCAACTATTAATGACTTACCAAATTTACAAACTATTTTAGATAATGTAGAAAAATTACGTTGTGATATGTATGATTCTGCTTTATTCCCTGTAGCTTTAGTAAATAAATTAGTAAGTCTTTCTGCATATCCTAGCCAAAGAATTCTTACTAAATTTGCTAATAACACTATTAAGTAA
- the bcp gene encoding thioredoxin-dependent thiol peroxidase, whose protein sequence is MSNLPKIGATAPDFAAKDHKGDLISLSHFAAHWLVLYFYPKDNTPGCTTEAIDFTHFSPEFAALNAKVVGVSPDTEKSHGKFIEKHNLSLQLLSDPEHTVTSAYGVWGLKKFMGKEYMGVIRSTFLIDADGKVAYVWPNVRVKGHAEAVLKKLRELGQS, encoded by the coding sequence ATGAGTAATTTACCTAAGATAGGAGCAACAGCACCCGATTTTGCGGCGAAAGATCACAAGGGTGATTTAATCAGTTTGTCCCATTTTGCGGCTCATTGGTTAGTGCTTTATTTTTATCCCAAAGATAATACTCCTGGTTGTACCACAGAGGCGATAGATTTTACGCATTTTTCTCCTGAGTTTGCGGCTTTAAATGCTAAGGTGGTAGGGGTTAGCCCGGATACTGAAAAGTCTCATGGTAAGTTTATAGAAAAACATAATTTATCGCTTCAACTTCTGAGTGATCCGGAGCATACAGTAACCAGTGCTTATGGGGTTTGGGGATTAAAAAAGTTTATGGGAAAGGAATATATGGGGGTTATTCGCTCTACTTTTTTAATTGATGCTGATGGAAAAGTTGCTTATGTTTGGCCGAATGTTCGGGTTAAAGGTCATGCTGAGGCGGTTTTGAAGAAGTTGAGGGAATTAGGTCAATCATAA
- a CDS encoding M56 family metallopeptidase: protein MHLVMILSALGLACGIRLLVPSLTENWMNRWQRSLFVFLFPPLLLLMTSVAVIWMGYHGQMFGLQAGWYSYLLAVGFLLIAIFSGFKLAYQGWLSLQNLSVYPEKMIMGKRARILDLAFPYSAQIGFWKPQLVISQGLLDSLDQDHLQAVLAHEQAHDDYHDTFWFFWLGWLRSLTFWLPNTEGLWQDLLFLRELRADYQAAQKIDGLLLAESLLIVAQQVNEDRFEISAANCSAALHESVHQNRLIERINALLNESNPSLVYVYNYWSWSWLPLSLLPLTTVPLHC from the coding sequence ATGCACCTAGTCATGATTTTGAGCGCATTAGGGTTAGCTTGTGGCATTCGTTTATTAGTGCCATCTTTAACCGAAAATTGGATGAACCGTTGGCAGCGATCGCTGTTTGTTTTTCTGTTTCCCCCTTTATTATTGCTGATGACTTCGGTGGCGGTAATTTGGATGGGATATCATGGGCAAATGTTCGGTTTACAGGCCGGTTGGTATAGTTATTTATTGGCAGTGGGTTTTCTGCTGATCGCTATTTTTTCAGGGTTCAAACTTGCCTATCAAGGTTGGCTATCACTGCAAAATCTTTCTGTTTATCCTGAAAAAATGATTATGGGTAAAAGGGCAAGAATTCTTGATCTTGCCTTTCCTTATAGCGCCCAAATAGGCTTTTGGAAACCCCAATTAGTGATTAGTCAGGGGTTATTAGATAGTTTAGATCAAGACCATTTACAAGCTGTCTTGGCCCATGAACAGGCCCATGATGATTATCATGATACTTTCTGGTTTTTCTGGTTAGGATGGTTGCGTTCTTTGACCTTTTGGCTACCTAATACCGAAGGGTTATGGCAGGATTTGTTATTTTTAAGAGAGTTGAGAGCAGATTATCAAGCGGCTCAAAAAATAGATGGTTTGCTTTTGGCAGAATCTTTACTGATTGTCGCTCAACAAGTTAATGAAGATCGTTTTGAGATTTCAGCCGCTAATTGTTCGGCGGCTTTACATGAGTCGGTTCATCAAAATCGTTTAATAGAAAGAATTAATGCTCTTTTAAATGAGTCTAATCCTTCTCTAGTTTATGTTTATAATTATTGGAGTTGGAGTTGGCTGCCGCTTTCTTTACTTCCTTTGACGACTGTTCCTTTACATTGTTAA
- a CDS encoding BlaI/MecI/CopY family transcriptional regulator: MPPLPDYRPKQLSLGPLETEILNIVWDMGTATVKDVHDQILADPDRELAYASVTTVLRRLTNKGWLTCHKQGKAFYWQPLVSRKQAQAIKSYDQLHRFLAVSNPDVVASFADSLDTASLEQLSEIATRLQAIRKKREEKR, translated from the coding sequence ATGCCACCTCTACCTGATTATCGCCCTAAACAACTTTCCCTAGGCCCCCTAGAAACGGAAATTCTCAATATTGTCTGGGATATGGGGACAGCTACCGTTAAAGATGTTCATGACCAAATTTTAGCCGATCCAGACCGAGAGTTAGCCTATGCTTCTGTGACGACGGTACTACGCCGCTTGACGAATAAAGGTTGGTTGACTTGTCATAAACAGGGTAAGGCTTTTTACTGGCAACCTTTAGTTTCTCGCAAACAGGCCCAGGCGATCAAGTCTTATGATCAATTACATCGCTTTCTTGCTGTCAGTAATCCTGATGTAGTCGCCTCTTTTGCTGATAGTCTAGATACAGCGAGTCTAGAACAATTATCAGAAATTGCAACTCGTTTACAGGCTATCCGCAAAAAACGGGAGGAAAAACGATAA
- the ald gene encoding alanine dehydrogenase, with the protein MEIGVPKEIKDQEFRVGLSPSSVRVLWEKGHTVFIETQAGVGAGFTDLDYQQAGAKIVKTATEVWDREMVVKVKEPLPAEYPHIHKEQLLFTYLHLAADRPLTEHLIESGVSAIAYETVELSNKTLPLLTPMSIIAGRLSVQFGTRYLEKQQGGRGVLLGGVPGVRPGKVVILGGGVVGTEAAKMAIGMGAQVQILDISVDRLSYLESLFGSRVELLYSNSTEIERVVPDADLLIGAVLVIGKRAPVLVSRQLVSKMRPGSVIIDVAVDQGGCIETLHPTSHSNPTYVEEGVVHVGIPNMPGAVPWTATQALNNSTLPYVLKLANEGLKALEKDAALAKGLNVKGHRLIHPAVREVFPDLAS; encoded by the coding sequence ATGGAAATCGGAGTTCCCAAAGAAATTAAAGATCAAGAGTTTAGAGTCGGGTTGAGTCCTAGTAGTGTAAGGGTTCTCTGGGAAAAAGGTCATACCGTATTTATAGAAACCCAAGCCGGAGTAGGAGCCGGGTTTACTGATCTAGACTATCAACAAGCCGGAGCGAAAATTGTCAAGACTGCTACAGAGGTATGGGACCGGGAAATGGTGGTTAAAGTCAAAGAACCTCTACCCGCAGAATATCCCCACATACACAAAGAACAATTGCTATTTACCTATCTTCATTTAGCCGCCGATCGCCCTTTAACCGAACATCTGATCGAATCGGGTGTTAGCGCCATCGCCTACGAAACTGTAGAATTATCTAATAAAACCCTTCCTTTACTTACCCCCATGAGTATCATCGCCGGGCGCTTATCGGTGCAATTTGGGACTAGATATTTAGAAAAACAGCAAGGCGGCAGAGGGGTATTATTAGGCGGCGTTCCTGGAGTACGTCCGGGTAAAGTGGTTATCCTCGGTGGCGGAGTCGTGGGAACAGAAGCGGCTAAAATGGCGATCGGGATGGGGGCCCAAGTACAAATTCTCGATATCAGCGTGGATCGTTTATCCTATTTAGAGAGCCTTTTTGGGTCTAGAGTAGAACTGCTGTACAGCAATTCTACCGAAATAGAAAGGGTGGTACCCGACGCAGATTTACTTATTGGTGCAGTATTAGTGATCGGCAAACGAGCGCCGGTCTTAGTTTCTCGTCAATTAGTCTCGAAAATGCGCCCAGGTTCAGTAATTATCGATGTGGCAGTGGATCAAGGCGGCTGTATTGAAACCCTTCATCCCACTTCCCATAGTAACCCCACTTATGTCGAGGAGGGAGTGGTTCATGTGGGTATTCCCAATATGCCCGGGGCAGTGCCTTGGACAGCTACCCAAGCTCTTAATAATAGTACCCTACCTTATGTGCTTAAATTAGCTAATGAGGGATTAAAAGCTTTAGAAAAAGATGCTGCCTTAGCTAAAGGGTTAAATGTTAAAGGTCATCGTCTTATTCATCCGGCTGTGCGCGAAGTATTCCCAGATTTAGCCAGTTAA
- a CDS encoding type II toxin-antitoxin system RelE/ParE family toxin → MNRFRLSRQAEQDLEDIWVYLAQQDELLADQQIAQILNRFPMLSQFPDLGKQRDDLLVGLRSFPVKPYLIFYTKTVEGIEIIRVLHQARDVNRQFS, encoded by the coding sequence ATGAATCGTTTTCGTCTTTCACGGCAGGCAGAACAAGATTTAGAAGATATTTGGGTTTACCTAGCACAGCAGGATGAACTCTTAGCCGATCAACAAATTGCTCAAATTTTAAACCGATTTCCCATGTTATCTCAATTTCCCGATCTGGGAAAGCAACGAGACGATCTGCTAGTAGGACTTAGAAGCTTTCCTGTTAAACCTTATCTTATTTTTTATACTAAAACTGTCGAGGGAATCGAAATTATTAGAGTTTTACATCAAGCAAGAGATGTTAACCGTCAATTTTCATGA
- a CDS encoding DUF6887 family protein yields the protein MTKPDFSKMTRQELRAYILAHREDDEAIEALIRRSDPNSPKYRFPQTEEDLREMEEILKRKLESRGEAV from the coding sequence ATGACTAAACCTGACTTTAGTAAAATGACTCGCCAAGAGTTAAGAGCCTATATTTTAGCTCATCGTGAAGATGATGAGGCAATCGAAGCGCTGATTAGACGTAGCGATCCTAATAGTCCAAAATATAGATTTCCCCAGACTGAGGAAGATTTAAGGGAAATGGAAGAGATCCTTAAAAGAAAACTGGAGAGCAGAGGAGAAGCCGTCTAA